In a genomic window of Struthio camelus isolate bStrCam1 chromosome 16, bStrCam1.hap1, whole genome shotgun sequence:
- the SCARF1 gene encoding scavenger receptor class F member 1 — protein sequence MAPARPILCLQLWLWVQGSAQELDPDGRNVCRTDSLPAGLACCPGWKQQGRECTAALCEGEDACGADEVCVRPGLCLCKPGFFGADCSSRCPEQYWGPDCKRRCPCHPTGTCEAASGRCTCLPSHWGARCQFPCPCGPRGRCEPLTGACRCEPGWWGPTCIKQCQCNPAGSRCDPLSGHCRCLPGWWGRRCSFKCSCNLSPCAQETGKCECKAGFWGPACQRRCDCLHGACNPLSGHCSCSPGYHGRSCRDPCPPGKYGPQCVHSCGSCEGREPCAAADGACSACRPGWNGTLCKERCAPGYHGPGCRQRCPRCRSGEVCDAESGACASCEPGWTGPSCNSSCPAGTFGDGCRQPCPDCAAGSCDPVSGACVCWAGYWGGSCNDTCPEGYFGVNCSSACQCSRGTCHPVRGDCVWSFKDHGALAAAILVPLLLLLLCGACCCCGAGQADARDRAAAADDGVVSRMKHHVRRVLANLSAMMPCFSLGSSKLPKVTVSHHDAEIPFNPSFIEPPSAAWVSDSSFSSFDTDNDGPEYSVPPREGIPVLAGAELQDGASPAGQALPDPSAFSSEDVSQPFAIPRTSSLAKAKRPSVSFAEGTKFGPQCRGTVAEPLLDRPASGSCDSPEPLAQGEESHRSAGRAAPGGRRRVASSTRQVAQRVEALEAAAKAGGREARAKEPNVTTIYVMVGTAGQDAEAGGEGPVQAVLKRLGSSQRARRAAKEEPPARRSAEGIQKPPRRALAQRRDSAASSKQRESGASPVPGAAAEPPAGNHLPGTRQPKSAGVQEGGLEATGRPEEEEPKYENVRTSQEHSPAGPAEQPPAAPGSAAST from the exons ATGGCGCCCGCGCGGCCCATCCTCTGCCTCCAGCTCTGGCTGTGGGTGCAGGGCTCGGCCCAGGAGCTCGACCCGGACGGCAGGAACGTGTGCCGCACGGACAG CCTCCCCGCGGGCCTGGCGTGCTGCCCCGGCTGGAAGCAGCAAGGGCGGGAGTGCACGGCCG CCCTGTGCGAAGGGGAGGACGCCTGCGGGGCGGACGAGGTGTGCGTGAGACCCGGGCTTTGCCTCTGCAAGCCGGGCTTCTTCGGAGCAGACTGCAGCTCCC GCTGCCCCGAGCAGTACTGGGGCCCCGACTGCAAGCGGcgctgcccctgccaccccacggGCACGTGCGAGGCGGCCAGCGGGCGCTGCACCTGCCTGCCCAGCCACTGGGGCGCCCGCTGCCAGTTCCCCTGCCCGTgcgggccccgcggccgctgcgAGCCCCTCACCGGCGCCTGCCGCTGCGAGCCGGGCTGGTGGGGCCCCACCTGCATCAAGCAGTGTCAGTGCAACCCGGCCGGCTCCCGCTGCGACCCGCTCAGCGGCCActgccgctgcctgcccggctggtggggcaggaggtgcagctTTAAATGCTCCTGCAACCTCTCGCCCTGCGCCCAGGAGACGGGCAAATGCGAGTGCAAGGCCGGGTTTTGGGGCCCGGCGTGCCAGCGGCGGTGCGACTGCCTGCACGGCGCCTGCAACCCGCTCAGCGGccactgcagctgcagccccgGCTACCACGGCAGGAGCTGCCGCGACCCGTGCCCGCCTGGGAAATACGGGCCGCAGTGCGTGCACAG CTGCGGGAGCTGCGAGGGGAGGGAGCCCTGCGCGGCGGCCGACGGGGCCTGCTCGGCCTGCCGGCCCGGCTGGAACGGGACCCTGTGCAAGGAGCGCTGCGCCCCCGGCTACCACGGCCCGGGCTGCCGCCAGCGCTGCCCCCGCTGCCGCTCCGGGGAGGTCTGCGACGCGGAGAGCGGCGCCTGCGCCAGCTGCGAGCCCGGCTGGACGGGACCTAG ctGCAACAGCTCCTGCCCCGCGGGCACCTTCGGGGACGGGTGCCGGCAGCCGTGTCCCGACTGCGCGGCGGGGAGCTGCGACCCGGTGTCGGGAGCATGCGTCTGCTGGGCTGGCTACTGGGGAGGCAG CTGCAATGACACCTGCCCCGAGGGATATTTCGGCGTGAACTGCTCCTCCGCTTGCCAGTGCTCCCGCGGGACCTGCCACCCCGTGCGGGGCGACTGCGTTTGGA GCTTTAAGGACCACGGGGCCCTGGCAGCCGCCATCCTCgtccccctgctgctgctgctgctctgcggcgcctgctgctgctgcggcgccGGCCAGGCCGATGCCAGAGACAG ggcggccgcggcggacGACGGCGTCGTGTCCCGGATGAAGCACCACGTGCGGCGGGTGCTGGCGAACCTCAGCGCTATGATGCCCTGCTTTTCCCTGGGTAGCTCCAAACTTCCCAAAGTCACAG tTTCCCACCATGATGCAGAAATCCCCTTTAACCCCAGCTTCATCGAGCCGCCGTCCGCCGCGTGGGTTTCGgacagctccttctcctccttcgaCACGGACAACGATGGCCCCGAGTACTCCGTCCCTCCCCGAGAAG GCATCCCCGTGCTGGCGGGGGCCGAGCTCCAGGACGGGGCGTCCCCCGCCGGCCAGGCGCTGCCGGACCCGTCGGCCTTCAGCTCCGAGGACGTGTCCCAGCCCTTCGCCATCCCCCGCACCTCCAGCCTCGCCAAGGCTAAGCGGCCCTCGGTGTCCTTTGCGGAAGGGACCAAATTCGGCCCCCAGTGCCGGGGCACCGTGGCCGAGCCCCTGCTGGACCGGCCGGCCAGCGGCAGCTGCGACAGCCCTGAGCCCCTCGCCCAGGGGGAGGAAAGCCACCGgtcggcgggccgggccgccccggggggccgccggcgggtGGCCTCCAGCACCAGGCAGGTGGCCCAGAGGGTGGAGGCGCTGGAGGCGGCCGCGAAAGCCGGCGGCCGGGAGGCGAGGGCGAAGGAGCCGAACGTCACCACCATTTACGTGATGGTGGGCACGGCCGGGCAGGACGCCGAGGCCGGCGGCGAGGGACCGGTGCAGGCCGTGCTCAAGCGGCTGGGCAGCTCGCAGCGGGCCAGGAGGGCTGCGAAGGAGGAGCCCCCGGCCAGGAGAAGCGCCGAGGGCATCCAGAAGCCGCCCCGGCGGGCCCTGGCCCAGCGGAGAGACTCGGCCGCGAGCTCCAAGCAGAGGGAGAGCGGCGCCAGCCCTGTCCCCGGCGCTGCGGCCGAGCCGCCCGCCGGCAACCACCTGCCGGGGACGAGGCAGCCGAAAAGcgcaggggtgcaggagggcGGCCTGGAAGCGACGGGCCGCCCGGAGGAGGAAGAGCCGAAATACGAGAACGTGAGGACCAGCCAGGAGCACTcgccggccggccctgccgagcagccgccagccgcccctGGGAGCGCGGCCAGCACCTGA
- the RILP gene encoding rab-interacting lysosomal protein, protein MAGALGSELRRLSGRFGPDAVAGLVPPVVRLLELLEALVAPAGAESEAAPSGRQDAEELEQRLWVAERREWAQAERLARLEEQNQQLLGQLAESQSHEDSTARKEREVMLRLKEVVDKQRDEIRAQAHEIVCKSRDTEALQEQLNRFMCMNEDLRHKVAVVQAQLKSALEKKSDLEAVVLQTQREMSRRTRTASEAQPPKPSLEGAPLPAEEDPLHQGPAKSPAHCCFSKEELQQILQERNELKTNLFLVQEELAYYQRELLNEERIPSFFLDAMKSTIKKQRRKIRAKMLGTAEEPASSDEDEGSWLPAPGADCVDARPPESNIRSFFGLWYQGSSRDPPAPSCSGAWEIIDSLETQPEQEGESKPAAGSPGRATPPP, encoded by the exons ATGGCCGGCGCGCTGGGCTCCGAGCTGCGCCGCCTCTCGGGCCGCTTCGGGCCCGACGCCGTGGCCGGGCTGGTGCCGCCCGTCGtgcggctgctggagctgctggaagcgCTGGTGGCTCCGGCGGGCGCCGAGAGCGAGGCGGCGCCGTCCGGGCGGCAGGACGCGGAG gagctggagcagaggctgtgggtgGCCGAGCGCCGGGAGTGGGCCCAGGCCGAGCGCCTGGCCCGCCTGGAGGAGCAGAACCAGCAGCTCCTGGGGCAGCTTGCGGAGAGCCAGTCCCACGAAG ATAGCACGGCGCGGAAGGAGCGAGAAGTGATGCTGCGGCTGAAAGAGGTGGTGGACAAGCAGAGGGATGAGATTCGTGCCCAGGCCCACGAGATCGTCTGCAAGAGCCGAGACACGGAGGCG ctgcaggagcaaCTGAATCGCTTCATGTGCATGAACGAGGACCTGCGTCACAAGGTGGCCGTGGTGCAGGCTCAGCTCAAGAGCGCGCTGGAGAAGAAGTCAGACCTGGAGGCTGTTGTGCTGCAAACCCAGAGGGAAATGAGCAGGAGGACCAGGACTGCCTCTGAAGCCCAGCCGCCAAAGCCCAGCCTG GAAGGAGCGCCAttgcctgcagaggaggacccGCTGCACCAAGGCCCAGCCAAGAGCCCTGCTCACTGCTGCTTCTCAAAGGAAGAGCTACAGCAAATCCTGCAAGAGCGGAACGAGCTCAAGACCAACCTGTTCCTGGTGCAGGAGGAGCTGGCTTATTACCAGCG GGAGCTGCTGAACGAAGAGAGAATTCCTAGCTTCTTCTTGGATGCAATGAAATCGACTATcaaaaaacagaggagaaaaatcagaGCCAAAATGCTGGGAACAGCGGAGGAGCCGGCAAGCAG CGACGAAGACGAGGGCTcctggcttccagctcctggcgCCGACTGCGTGGACGCTCGGCCTCCCGAATCCAACATTAGGAGCTT TTTTGGGCTGTGGTatcagggcagcagcagagacccccccgcgCCCAGCTGCTCCGGAGCCTGGGAAATCATCGACTCGCTGGAAACGCAGCCggagcaagagggagagagcAAGCCGGCGGCCGGCTCGCCGGGCAGAGCGACGCCGCCTCCCTGA